The following are encoded in a window of Gemmatimonadota bacterium genomic DNA:
- a CDS encoding aldo/keto reductase, with protein sequence MDAASTRTLHTGRAMPVLGLGTWNLTHDTADTVREALRLGYRMIDTSGDYGSQPGIGEALRTSEVDREDIFLVAKVEEDEDAFASTRRNLDEMGRGHADLMLVHRPPPDGVGVSLWEGLIRARDEGLTRDIGVSNYTADQIDALVERTGEVPVVNQVEWTPFGWSADFLDYCRGKDILIQAYSPLTRAERLDDPRLGEIASEVQQTPAQVLLRWHLQLGVVPLPKANQVPHLEENLGAFGFELDDEAMSRVSELNEHYSALGSLPYVQ encoded by the coding sequence ATGGACGCAGCATCCACGCGTACGCTCCATACCGGCCGGGCCATGCCCGTGCTCGGGCTCGGTACCTGGAACCTCACGCACGACACGGCCGATACCGTGCGGGAGGCACTGCGGCTCGGCTATCGCATGATCGACACGTCCGGCGACTACGGCTCGCAACCCGGTATCGGTGAGGCGTTGCGTACGTCCGAGGTCGACCGGGAGGACATCTTCCTGGTGGCCAAGGTGGAAGAGGACGAGGACGCGTTCGCCTCGACCCGCCGCAACCTGGACGAGATGGGGCGCGGGCACGCCGACCTGATGCTCGTCCATCGTCCGCCGCCCGACGGAGTGGGCGTGTCGTTGTGGGAGGGCCTGATCCGCGCCCGCGACGAGGGGCTGACCCGCGACATCGGCGTCAGCAACTACACCGCCGACCAGATCGATGCGCTCGTGGAGCGCACGGGCGAGGTGCCTGTGGTCAATCAGGTGGAGTGGACCCCCTTCGGGTGGAGCGCGGACTTCCTGGACTACTGCCGTGGCAAGGACATCCTCATCCAGGCCTACAGTCCGCTGACACGAGCGGAGCGCCTGGATGACCCCCGGCTGGGCGAGATCGCCTCGGAGGTCCAGCAGACGCCCGCCCAGGTGCTGCTGCGCTGGCACCTGCAGCTCGGAGTGGTCCCGTTGCCCAAGGCCAACCAGGTGCCGCACCTCGAGGAGAACCTGGGTGCGTTCGGATTCGAGCTGGACGACGAGGCGATGAGCCGCGTGAGCGAGTTGAACGAGCACTACTCTGCGCTCGGCTCCCTCCCCTACGTCCAATGA
- a CDS encoding cytochrome P450, whose translation MPTLPITSPETHAHEGTGARAQDLYALPRASGFDHTVAFLRDGYGFIGDRARSMGTDVFRTRLLLKRVVCMVGEEAARIFYGGDRFTREGAMPPTTLHLLQDQGSVQLLDGEAHHHRKAMFLSLLGPHAVAKLTDAVVDEFRTALPAWERAGHIVLHDEAQRLLARAACAWCGIPTSGAAADERAVELGAMIEGAGSPGWKAARGLLLRRRSERWARALIEDARAGLAKGSSDTPLHVIARHRDTDGRLLTTEAAAVELLNLLRPTVAVARFLTFAALALHRSPSARARIRHGDEAFLAAFVLEVRRFYPFFPVIGGRVRRPFEWRGVGYPVGTWVLLDLYGTDHDPRSWDDPERFRPERFLEREVSPFELVPQGGGTHLRDHRCPGEWATEDILAGVVRLLVQEVDYTVPPQDLTVGLSRMPALPASGMRLENLRAPDGSVHDRDVDPVFQGCPV comes from the coding sequence ATGCCGACGCTGCCGATCACATCGCCAGAGACGCACGCGCACGAGGGCACGGGAGCGCGCGCGCAGGATCTCTACGCGCTCCCCCGTGCCAGTGGCTTCGACCATACGGTCGCCTTCTTGCGCGACGGGTACGGCTTCATCGGGGATCGCGCGCGCAGCATGGGAACCGACGTCTTCCGGACGCGGCTCCTGCTCAAGCGCGTCGTATGCATGGTAGGGGAGGAGGCCGCCCGCATCTTCTACGGTGGGGATCGCTTCACCCGTGAAGGTGCGATGCCGCCCACCACGCTGCACCTTCTGCAGGACCAGGGCAGCGTGCAGCTCCTGGACGGGGAGGCGCACCATCACCGGAAGGCGATGTTCCTGTCGCTGCTGGGTCCGCACGCGGTCGCGAAGCTCACCGACGCGGTCGTCGACGAGTTCCGTACGGCACTCCCGGCCTGGGAACGCGCCGGTCACATCGTCCTGCATGACGAGGCCCAACGACTCCTCGCGCGTGCTGCATGCGCGTGGTGCGGCATCCCGACCTCGGGCGCGGCCGCCGACGAGCGGGCCGTCGAGCTGGGCGCCATGATCGAAGGCGCGGGATCGCCCGGCTGGAAGGCCGCCCGCGGGCTGCTCCTCCGCCGCCGGAGCGAGCGCTGGGCGCGCGCGTTGATCGAGGACGCGAGGGCCGGTCTCGCGAAGGGGTCGTCGGACACGCCGCTCCACGTCATCGCTCGGCATCGCGACACCGACGGTCGGCTCCTGACCACCGAAGCGGCCGCCGTGGAGCTCCTCAACCTCTTGCGGCCCACCGTCGCCGTAGCGCGCTTCCTCACGTTCGCGGCGTTGGCGCTGCACCGTTCACCGAGCGCACGCGCACGGATCCGGCACGGGGACGAGGCCTTCCTGGCGGCGTTCGTGCTGGAGGTTCGGCGGTTCTACCCGTTCTTCCCGGTCATCGGGGGGCGGGTGCGCCGTCCCTTTGAATGGCGGGGGGTAGGCTATCCGGTCGGGACCTGGGTCCTGTTGGACCTCTACGGAACGGACCACGACCCCCGGTCCTGGGACGATCCCGAACGCTTCCGTCCTGAGCGGTTCCTGGAGCGGGAGGTGTCCCCTTTCGAACTGGTGCCCCAAGGCGGCGGCACCCATCTGCGGGATCATCGTTGCCCCGGAGAGTGGGCGACGGAAGACATCCTGGCCGGAGTGGTGCGCCTGCTGGTGCAGGAGGTCGACTACACGGTGCCGCCTCAGGATCTCACCGTGGGCCTGAGCCGGATGCCTGCGTTGCCCGCGAGCGGGATGCGGCTGGAAAACCTGCGCGCGCCCGACGGCTCCGTGCACGACCGGGACGTCGATCCCGTGTTTCAGGGGTGCCCGGTTTGA
- a CDS encoding DUF892 family protein yields MSKSLSETVTKYLTDAHAIEEQALQQLRKAPDIAGEPELAGVLREHLAETEGHERRVRALLEARGEEPSSVKDAVMRAGGSGFLLFARVQPDTPGKLAAHTLSYEALEWASYDLLARTADRAGEPSVAEAAVAIRSEEQAMMERVDGVFDRTVAASLAETSDKDLKERLLDYLADAHAIEAQAIQLLESGRKMVDLPELETVFDHHLQESRRHQELVEERLDALGGSRSLLKDTALKIGAFNWGMFFQAQPDTVGKLAAFAYAFEHLEIGGYEQLKRVAERAGDAETAAVAERILAEERAAADALTTAFEPAVEATLAKQTS; encoded by the coding sequence ATGTCCAAGAGCCTCAGCGAAACCGTGACCAAGTACCTGACCGACGCCCACGCGATCGAAGAGCAGGCGCTGCAGCAGCTGCGCAAGGCGCCCGATATCGCAGGCGAGCCCGAGCTCGCCGGTGTCCTGCGGGAGCATCTTGCGGAGACCGAAGGGCACGAGCGGCGCGTGCGCGCCCTCCTCGAGGCCCGGGGAGAAGAGCCGTCGTCCGTGAAGGATGCGGTGATGCGCGCCGGAGGCTCGGGATTCCTCCTGTTCGCGCGGGTGCAGCCGGACACGCCCGGGAAGCTCGCCGCGCACACGCTATCCTACGAAGCACTCGAATGGGCCAGCTACGACCTGCTGGCGCGCACGGCGGACCGGGCAGGGGAGCCTTCGGTCGCCGAGGCCGCCGTCGCCATCCGGAGCGAGGAGCAGGCGATGATGGAGCGCGTCGACGGCGTGTTCGATCGCACGGTGGCGGCGTCGCTGGCCGAGACGTCCGACAAGGACCTGAAGGAGCGTCTGCTGGACTATCTCGCCGACGCCCACGCCATCGAGGCGCAGGCGATCCAGCTCCTGGAGTCGGGCCGGAAGATGGTGGACCTCCCGGAGTTGGAGACGGTGTTCGATCACCACCTGCAAGAGAGCCGTCGTCATCAGGAGCTCGTCGAGGAGCGCCTCGATGCCCTGGGCGGGTCCCGCTCCCTGCTCAAGGACACCGCGCTGAAGATCGGCGCCTTCAACTGGGGCATGTTCTTCCAGGCCCAGCCGGACACGGTTGGCAAGCTCGCCGCGTTCGCGTACGCCTTCGAGCACCTGGAGATCGGCGGCTACGAGCAGCTCAAGCGCGTGGCCGAACGAGCGGGCGACGCGGAGACCGCCGCGGTCGCCGAGCGGATCCTGGCGGAGGAGCGGGCGGCCGCCGACGCGCTCACCACCGCCTTCGAGCCTGCGGTCGAGGCCACCCTGGCGAAGCAGACGAGCTAG
- a CDS encoding CsbD family protein translates to MVWKHVQGNWAESRSRIKQRWSRLTEDDLNHIDGSRDRLRHLIQERYQAAKEQVDREMDEWASSQDAGDGGERGTPK, encoded by the coding sequence ATGGTCTGGAAGCACGTGCAGGGGAACTGGGCGGAATCGCGGTCCCGCATCAAGCAACGCTGGAGCCGCTTGACCGAGGACGATCTCAACCACATCGACGGCAGCCGCGACCGGCTGCGGCACCTCATCCAGGAGCGCTATCAGGCCGCGAAGGAGCAGGTGGATCGGGAGATGGACGAGTGGGCCTCGTCCCAGGATGCGGGGGACGGGGGCGAGCGCGGCACCCCGAAGTAG
- a CDS encoding redoxin family protein, whose amino-acid sequence MRSDIVPGASFPDYVFPDHTRVPRRLSDLQGDDPMVVVLTRGAFCPKDRVHHQELVRFHAQLVVGFTRIVTITTDDWHTANNMRQQLHAHWPFLLDEERRVQQDLEIAEYTDEEHDVMIPHTLVLNPGLEVVRVFNGYYYWGRPSMAELHDVLRQATRAVRGDWDPTQPALRAAWDRGDKDAFYPYGSKSMERTLLEMAGAVDQYAGRADVD is encoded by the coding sequence ATGCGTTCCGACATCGTGCCCGGCGCGTCCTTTCCGGACTATGTCTTCCCCGATCACACCCGAGTGCCGCGACGTCTTTCCGATCTGCAGGGAGACGATCCCATGGTCGTGGTGCTGACACGTGGGGCCTTCTGTCCCAAGGACCGTGTGCACCACCAGGAGCTGGTGCGGTTCCATGCCCAGCTCGTGGTCGGCTTCACGCGCATCGTGACCATCACCACCGACGACTGGCACACAGCCAACAACATGCGTCAGCAGCTCCACGCGCATTGGCCGTTCCTCCTCGACGAGGAGCGTCGGGTGCAGCAGGACCTCGAGATCGCGGAGTACACCGACGAGGAGCACGACGTCATGATCCCGCACACGCTCGTCCTGAACCCCGGGCTCGAGGTCGTCCGGGTCTTCAACGGCTACTACTACTGGGGACGCCCTTCCATGGCCGAGCTCCACGACGTGCTACGCCAGGCCACGCGAGCGGTCCGCGGGGACTGGGACCCCACACAGCCCGCGTTGCGCGCGGCCTGGGACCGCGGCGACAAGGACGCCTTTTATCCCTACGGGTCCAAGTCCATGGAGCGGACCCTTCTGGAGATGGCGGGCGCGGTCGATCAGTACGCCGGACGCGCGGACGTCGACTGA
- a CDS encoding AAA family ATPase gives MPLRDAAHELGLLVRSRHPLLVLDSTDDERLRTLLHHVTDAVGVPLFTWSRVRGLTRAGASAAVYGTDDPGAALGHVSASTVTALYHFPGLAPLLRGNAALEARFQEAVARARAHRSTLVVTGPDVDLPEAVTPHITRFQMPAPSEAELRGLLSQLIRDLSARQHVEVAVTPAELTRLLRPLEGLTLLEAEKILTKAIVEDGRLGVEDIRHVIDAKKQVIEREGLLEYYPLEEAQTEIADLVRLKDWLRKRKAVLQDPAAAQRFGLEFPRGMLLLGVPGCGKSLCAKAVAAEWQLPLLKLDPSNLYNKYIGESEKNFKRAMEAAERMAPVVLWIDELEKAFAEGGSEDGGVSTRILGSFLSWMQERKGEVFVVATANQIARVPPELLRKGRFDEIFFVDLPPAEVRRDILRIHLAKRGHDPAGFDLDGLAARSDGFSGAELEQVVVAALFSAFSARQPLTDGGLHAEIDGTLPLSVTMAERVAEMRAWARDRAVPAN, from the coding sequence GTGCCGCTCCGCGACGCCGCCCACGAGCTGGGCCTGCTCGTCCGCTCCCGCCATCCGCTGCTCGTCCTGGACTCGACGGACGACGAGCGCCTGCGCACGCTCCTGCACCACGTCACCGACGCGGTCGGCGTGCCGCTCTTCACCTGGTCGCGCGTGCGCGGGCTCACGCGGGCGGGCGCGAGCGCCGCGGTGTACGGGACGGACGATCCGGGCGCGGCCCTCGGCCACGTGTCCGCCAGCACCGTGACCGCGCTCTACCACTTCCCGGGGCTGGCTCCGCTGCTGCGGGGCAACGCGGCCCTGGAGGCCCGCTTCCAGGAAGCGGTGGCGCGGGCCCGGGCCCACAGATCCACTCTGGTGGTCACCGGACCCGACGTGGATCTGCCGGAAGCCGTGACGCCCCACATCACGCGCTTCCAGATGCCCGCTCCCTCCGAGGCGGAGCTGCGCGGCCTGCTCTCCCAACTGATCCGCGACCTCTCGGCACGTCAGCACGTGGAGGTGGCGGTCACCCCGGCGGAGCTGACGCGCCTGCTCCGCCCGCTCGAGGGGCTCACGCTGCTCGAGGCGGAGAAGATCCTGACCAAGGCCATCGTGGAGGATGGGCGCCTGGGCGTCGAGGACATCCGACACGTCATCGACGCCAAGAAGCAGGTCATCGAGCGCGAGGGGCTGCTGGAATACTACCCGTTGGAGGAGGCGCAGACGGAGATCGCGGACCTCGTCCGCCTCAAGGACTGGCTGCGCAAGCGCAAGGCGGTGCTGCAGGATCCGGCCGCCGCGCAGCGCTTCGGGCTGGAGTTCCCGCGCGGCATGCTGCTCCTGGGAGTGCCCGGGTGCGGGAAGAGCCTGTGCGCCAAGGCGGTGGCGGCGGAGTGGCAGCTGCCATTGCTCAAGCTCGACCCCTCCAACCTCTACAACAAGTACATCGGGGAGAGCGAGAAGAACTTCAAGCGCGCCATGGAGGCCGCGGAGCGCATGGCACCGGTGGTCCTGTGGATCGACGAGCTGGAGAAGGCGTTCGCCGAAGGCGGCTCCGAGGACGGCGGGGTGTCCACCCGCATCCTGGGGAGCTTCCTGTCCTGGATGCAGGAGCGAAAGGGCGAGGTCTTCGTGGTGGCCACCGCCAACCAGATCGCGCGTGTCCCCCCCGAGCTGCTCCGCAAAGGCCGCTTCGACGAGATCTTCTTCGTGGATCTTCCACCCGCGGAGGTGCGCCGCGACATCCTGCGCATCCACCTGGCGAAGCGCGGCCACGATCCGGCCGGCTTCGACCTGGACGGTCTGGCCGCGCGCAGCGACGGCTTCAGCGGCGCCGAGCTGGAGCAGGTGGTGGTGGCGGCGCTCTTCAGCGCCTTCTCCGCCAGGCAGCCCCTGACGGACGGCGGTCTGCACGCCGAGATCGACGGCACCCTGCCGCTGTCGGTCACGATGGCCGAGCGCGTGGCCGAGATGCGCGCGTGGGCGCGGGATCGGGCGGTGCCGGCGAACTGA
- a CDS encoding SDR family oxidoreductase — translation MRRRLAGQVVVLTGASSGIGLCTARYLAVRGCRLVLTARSADALAQVRHELVEGGAEAEAVPADVTSESELRRVADTAVERFGRIDTWVNGAAVYAQAGVSDLPLDDYRRLIDVNLVGTINGTRQALRVMRRQGEGVVVQVSSIVALRGAPWASAYSATKQGVDGFTEGVRAELWGTGVRVSTLYLPAVDTPIYQHAAARLGTVPQPPPPVADPERVAAAIAGLARTGRRHQHVGRFHLLYAGPNRISPALGDWFVQHTVEFTRSGRPAGSNNLHEPTGLPPRVRGGWRQRGWRGVTLTDTVRVLPVETALGAAALLLGAVWSGRKLWNHVRG, via the coding sequence ATGAGGCGCCGACTCGCGGGCCAGGTCGTGGTGCTGACAGGTGCATCCAGCGGGATCGGACTCTGTACGGCGCGCTACCTGGCCGTACGAGGGTGCCGGCTGGTGCTGACGGCCCGTTCCGCGGATGCGCTCGCCCAGGTGCGCCACGAGCTGGTGGAGGGGGGCGCCGAAGCCGAGGCCGTGCCCGCCGACGTGACCTCGGAGTCGGAGCTGCGCCGCGTGGCCGACACCGCCGTGGAGCGGTTCGGTCGGATCGACACCTGGGTGAACGGCGCGGCGGTCTACGCCCAGGCGGGTGTCTCCGATCTTCCCCTGGACGACTATCGGCGCCTCATCGACGTCAACCTCGTGGGCACCATCAATGGAACCCGCCAGGCCCTCCGCGTCATGCGGCGCCAGGGCGAGGGGGTCGTCGTCCAGGTGTCGTCCATCGTCGCGCTGCGCGGCGCGCCCTGGGCGTCGGCGTATTCCGCCACCAAACAGGGCGTGGACGGCTTCACCGAGGGCGTACGGGCCGAGCTGTGGGGCACCGGTGTGCGCGTCTCCACGCTCTACCTGCCGGCCGTGGACACCCCCATCTACCAGCATGCGGCGGCGCGTCTCGGGACGGTCCCCCAACCACCTCCACCGGTGGCCGACCCGGAGCGGGTGGCCGCGGCGATCGCCGGGCTGGCCCGCACCGGACGTCGCCATCAGCACGTCGGTCGCTTCCATCTGCTGTACGCGGGGCCAAACCGCATCTCGCCGGCGCTCGGCGATTGGTTCGTACAGCATACGGTCGAGTTCACGCGTTCGGGACGGCCCGCCGGCTCCAACAACCTCCACGAGCCGACGGGCCTGCCTCCGCGGGTCCGGGGAGGCTGGCGCCAACGGGGTTGGCGCGGCGTCACGCTGACGGACACCGTCCGGGTCCTTCCCGTGGAGACCGCCCTGGGTGCGGCCGCACTCCTCCTCGGCGCCGTCTGGTCCGGGCGGAAGCTGTGGAACCACGTCCGCGGGTGA
- a CDS encoding amidohydrolase family protein translates to MRTRRHTGAALAALLLLAVPAAGQEPFDLLIEGGRVLDGTGNPWFQADVGVRDGRIVAVGRLQGQPARRVLDARGRMVAPGFIDLHSHADDHFPGREPSGLRSPDARRRAAPNVVAQGVTTVVVNQDGRSFWPIAEQRATLERLGFGPNTLLMVGHGEVRRQVLRDDVERPATPEEVARMRALVRQGLEEGAVGLSAGLEYVPGRFSTTDEVAALAEELVPFDGVYISHERSEGSDPMWFWPSQDAAGPPTLLDAVMETIEIGRRSGARVVASHIKAKGAHYWGSSGAAIQLIERARAEGVRVWADQYPYATSGSDGSTVLIPSWVFRAPARQEPDRTAELERALAAPATAARVRSDIAHEIRRRGGADRVVVFDHPRADFIEKSLAEVAAILGQDPVEAALSLQRLGDPKRSGGGRVRGFSLSELDVEAYAAQPWVATASDGGIALPEDGPAVHARFYGTFPRKIRHYALSRGVLSLEDAIRSMTSLPAQILGLRDRGLVREGMAADLVVFDLERITDRATFSDPHQYAEGIELVLVGGVPVVEEGALTWALPGRLLTRDGGNR, encoded by the coding sequence ATGCGGACCCGACGCCACACCGGAGCCGCCCTGGCGGCCCTGCTCCTCCTGGCCGTGCCCGCGGCCGGGCAGGAGCCGTTCGACCTCCTGATCGAGGGCGGCCGCGTCCTCGACGGCACGGGCAATCCCTGGTTCCAGGCGGACGTGGGCGTCCGGGACGGCCGGATCGTGGCCGTGGGCCGCCTGCAGGGGCAGCCTGCCCGGCGGGTGCTCGACGCCCGCGGGCGCATGGTCGCTCCCGGCTTCATCGACCTGCACTCCCACGCCGACGACCACTTCCCGGGACGCGAGCCGTCCGGGCTACGCTCGCCGGACGCCCGCCGGCGGGCCGCCCCCAACGTGGTGGCACAAGGGGTCACCACGGTCGTGGTCAACCAGGACGGGCGCTCGTTCTGGCCGATCGCCGAGCAGCGGGCCACGCTGGAGCGACTCGGCTTCGGACCCAACACGCTGCTGATGGTGGGACACGGCGAGGTCCGCCGGCAGGTGCTGCGGGACGACGTGGAGCGCCCGGCGACGCCGGAGGAGGTGGCGCGTATGCGCGCCCTGGTGCGCCAGGGCCTCGAGGAAGGGGCGGTGGGCCTGTCCGCCGGTCTCGAGTACGTCCCCGGCCGCTTCAGCACCACCGACGAGGTCGCGGCGCTCGCGGAGGAGCTGGTGCCCTTCGACGGCGTCTACATCTCGCACGAGCGCAGCGAGGGCTCCGATCCCATGTGGTTCTGGCCCAGCCAGGACGCGGCGGGCCCGCCCACGCTGCTCGACGCCGTGATGGAGACGATCGAGATCGGGCGTCGGAGCGGTGCGCGCGTGGTGGCCTCGCACATCAAGGCCAAGGGCGCGCACTACTGGGGCTCGTCGGGTGCGGCCATCCAGCTCATCGAGCGCGCGCGCGCCGAGGGCGTGCGCGTGTGGGCCGACCAGTACCCGTACGCCACGTCGGGCTCGGACGGCAGCACGGTGCTCATCCCGTCCTGGGTGTTCCGGGCACCGGCGCGTCAGGAGCCCGACCGCACCGCGGAGCTGGAGCGCGCGCTCGCCGCGCCGGCCACGGCCGCCCGCGTGCGCTCCGACATCGCGCACGAGATCCGGCGGCGCGGCGGCGCCGACCGCGTGGTGGTCTTCGATCATCCGCGCGCGGACTTCATCGAGAAGAGCCTCGCGGAGGTGGCAGCCATCCTGGGACAGGATCCGGTCGAGGCCGCGCTGTCCCTGCAGCGCCTCGGGGACCCGAAGCGATCCGGCGGTGGACGCGTGCGCGGGTTCTCGCTCTCGGAGCTGGACGTGGAGGCCTATGCGGCGCAGCCGTGGGTCGCGACCGCATCCGACGGCGGCATCGCGCTGCCGGAGGACGGACCCGCCGTGCACGCGCGCTTCTACGGCACCTTCCCGCGCAAGATCCGTCACTACGCGTTGTCCCGCGGCGTGCTGTCGCTGGAGGACGCCATCCGCTCCATGACGTCGCTGCCCGCGCAGATCCTCGGCCTGCGCGACCGCGGCCTCGTGCGCGAGGGCATGGCGGCCGACCTGGTGGTCTTCGACCTCGAGCGCATCACGGACCGGGCCACCTTCAGCGACCCGCACCAGTACGCGGAGGGCATCGAGCTGGTCCTCGTGGGCGGGGTGCCCGTGGTGGAGGAGGGAGCGCTCACCTGGGCCCTGCCCGGCCGGCTGCTCACCAGGGACGGGGGGAACCGGTAG
- a CDS encoding response regulator — protein sequence MKPVPSPLWNEHLRQARILLVDDEADNLRVLEQLLRTSGFQAVVSTQDPREAIDIFLGFEPDLLVLDLIMPHLDGFEVMAGIERYIPDNTYLPILIITGHLDPEARRRALQVGAKDFLTKPFEAGEVLLRIKNLLETRFLHQELRRHNETLEEKVRERTHELAEAQVEILRRLAIAAEYRDDITGQHAERVGVLSALLAQELGLHREEVRLIRRAAPLHDVGKIGIPDSILMKPGPLTEAEFEVMKAHTTIGARILSGSHYSLLEVARRIADSHHEHWDGAGYTGLGEDDIPLVGRIVAVADVYDSLTHKRPYKDAFPHELAVDRVRSKRGRHFDPRVVDAFDALLDRGLVGELEDMVPGLEGDVALMNAPPITRTPTLGSRAH from the coding sequence ATGAAACCGGTTCCTTCCCCGCTCTGGAACGAGCATCTGCGGCAGGCCCGGATCCTCCTCGTGGACGACGAGGCGGACAACCTGCGAGTGCTGGAGCAGCTGCTGCGCACCTCCGGCTTCCAGGCGGTGGTGTCCACCCAGGACCCTCGCGAGGCGATCGACATCTTCCTGGGCTTCGAGCCGGACCTGCTGGTGCTCGACCTCATCATGCCACACCTGGACGGCTTCGAGGTGATGGCCGGCATCGAGCGCTACATCCCGGACAACACCTATCTGCCCATCCTCATCATCACCGGGCACCTGGATCCCGAGGCACGCCGTCGGGCGCTACAGGTGGGGGCCAAGGACTTCCTCACCAAGCCGTTCGAGGCCGGGGAGGTCCTGCTGCGGATCAAGAACCTCCTGGAGACGCGCTTCCTCCACCAGGAGCTCCGGCGCCACAACGAGACCCTGGAGGAGAAGGTCCGCGAGCGGACGCACGAGCTCGCGGAAGCACAGGTAGAGATCCTGCGCCGGCTCGCCATCGCAGCGGAGTACCGCGACGACATCACCGGGCAGCACGCGGAGCGGGTCGGTGTCCTGTCGGCCCTTCTGGCGCAGGAGCTCGGCCTCCACCGGGAAGAGGTGCGGCTGATCCGGCGGGCGGCGCCCCTGCACGACGTCGGCAAGATCGGCATCCCCGATTCCATCCTCATGAAACCGGGACCGCTCACGGAAGCCGAGTTCGAGGTGATGAAGGCACACACCACGATCGGCGCCCGGATCCTCTCCGGCAGCCACTACTCGCTGCTCGAGGTCGCGCGCCGGATCGCCGACAGCCACCACGAGCACTGGGACGGCGCCGGCTACACGGGGTTGGGGGAGGACGACATCCCCCTCGTCGGCCGGATCGTCGCCGTGGCGGACGTCTACGACTCGCTCACCCACAAGCGTCCCTACAAGGATGCCTTTCCCCACGAACTGGCCGTGGACCGCGTGCGGTCGAAGCGCGGGCGTCACTTCGATCCTCGCGTCGTCGACGCCTTCGACGCGCTGCTCGACCGGGGGCTCGTCGGAGAGCTCGAGGACATGGTGCCTGGCCTGGAAGGGGACGTGGCGTTGATGAACGCGCCGCCGATCACCCGGACCCCCACCCTCGGCTCGCGCGCGCACTGA
- a CDS encoding zinc-dependent alcohol dehydrogenase, with the protein MRAMIYHGPTKVRVETKPDPRIEHPNDVILEVSRAAICGSDLHLYRGLVPDTRVGHTFGHEFTGRVVETGASVERLVRDDRVVVPFNISCGSCFFCSRDLFGMCENSNPNSEVASGVFGYSHTTGGYDGGQAQYVRVPFADVGPMKVPEGVPDEDVLFLSDIFPTGYQAAEMGEIKPGETVVVFGCGPVGFFAQISAWLMGAGRVIAVDQVEYRMEFCRQQAGVETVDFRAVDDIVTHLKDMTEGRGPDVAIDAVGMEADGSRLHEFLGRVVMAEAGAPTAIEWAINSVRKGGNVVLIGVYGPPWNLIPIGTAMNKGLTLRMAQCNTKRYMPHLLEHIQEGRVDAKALISHRFPLEDAAQAYEMFAGKEDGCRKVVLLPNGH; encoded by the coding sequence ATGCGCGCGATGATCTATCACGGACCCACCAAGGTCCGGGTGGAGACCAAACCCGACCCCCGGATCGAACACCCGAACGACGTCATCCTGGAAGTCAGCCGGGCCGCCATCTGCGGCTCGGATCTGCATCTCTATCGCGGTCTGGTGCCCGACACCCGCGTGGGACACACCTTCGGCCACGAGTTCACCGGGCGGGTGGTGGAGACGGGCGCCTCCGTGGAGCGCCTGGTGCGCGACGATCGCGTGGTGGTCCCGTTCAACATCTCGTGCGGCAGCTGCTTCTTCTGCTCGCGCGACCTGTTCGGGATGTGTGAGAACTCCAACCCCAACAGCGAGGTGGCGTCGGGCGTCTTCGGCTACTCCCACACGACGGGAGGCTACGACGGGGGACAGGCCCAGTACGTCCGCGTGCCCTTCGCCGACGTGGGGCCGATGAAGGTGCCCGAAGGTGTTCCGGACGAGGACGTGCTGTTCCTCTCGGACATCTTCCCCACCGGCTATCAGGCCGCGGAGATGGGGGAGATCAAGCCCGGCGAGACCGTGGTGGTGTTCGGATGCGGGCCGGTCGGCTTCTTTGCCCAGATCTCGGCGTGGTTGATGGGCGCCGGGCGGGTGATCGCGGTGGACCAGGTGGAGTACCGCATGGAGTTCTGCCGCCAACAGGCCGGCGTGGAGACGGTGGATTTCCGCGCGGTGGACGACATCGTCACCCACCTGAAGGACATGACCGAGGGCCGCGGTCCCGATGTGGCCATCGACGCGGTGGGGATGGAGGCCGACGGCTCCCGCCTGCACGAATTCCTGGGTCGGGTGGTGATGGCCGAGGCCGGAGCGCCCACCGCCATCGAATGGGCGATCAACAGCGTGCGCAAGGGTGGCAACGTGGTCCTGATCGGTGTGTACGGCCCGCCGTGGAATCTCATCCCCATCGGCACAGCCATGAACAAGGGACTGACCCTGCGCATGGCCCAGTGCAACACGAAGCGCTACATGCCACATCTGCTCGAGCATATCCAGGAGGGACGCGTGGATGCGAAGGCGCTGATCAGCCATCGCTTCCCGCTCGAGGACGCCGCGCAGGCCTACGAGATGTTCGCAGGCAAGGAGGACGGTTGCCGCAAGGTTGTCCTGCTACCGAACGGCCACTGA